In a single window of the Candidatus Flexicrinis proximus genome:
- a CDS encoding GNAT family N-acetyltransferase, whose translation MAVTLRPASAYTMQELTSIYNQARSDYLVPMQMTPVQLAEHLRRYDIALEASCVAEEDGQPCGLGMLGVRDDRAWITRLGVLLSHRRKGAGHLIVAWLIECARGLALRRVQLEVIHGNDSARKLFESIGFKGFRDLVVLQRAPTAQLPPFTEVDSEPIHVHTCAKLLENYVLDASWVAEPRSILQTGGLTGFALPSGRGWLICCAALDQIEHIVVDPSASRDTARSLLCHLHTRFPAHITTVENIPADSRLVPLYQSLGYTVAFQRLEMALAL comes from the coding sequence ATGGCCGTCACGCTGCGACCCGCCAGCGCCTACACCATGCAGGAACTCACATCTATCTATAATCAAGCGCGTAGCGATTATCTCGTGCCGATGCAGATGACCCCGGTCCAGCTTGCCGAGCACCTCCGCCGCTACGACATCGCTCTGGAGGCCTCCTGTGTCGCCGAAGAGGACGGCCAGCCCTGCGGCCTGGGCATGCTAGGCGTGCGCGATGACCGCGCCTGGATCACCCGTTTGGGCGTCTTGCTGTCTCACCGCCGCAAAGGGGCAGGGCATCTGATTGTCGCCTGGCTGATCGAGTGCGCGCGCGGTCTCGCCTTGCGGCGGGTTCAGCTCGAAGTTATCCACGGCAACGACTCGGCCCGCAAACTGTTTGAGTCGATCGGCTTCAAAGGTTTCCGCGACCTGGTCGTCCTGCAGCGTGCGCCGACCGCCCAACTGCCACCCTTCACCGAGGTCGACAGCGAGCCTATCCATGTCCACACCTGCGCCAAGCTCCTTGAAAACTACGTCCTGGACGCCTCATGGGTCGCGGAGCCGCGCTCAATCCTCCAGACCGGCGGACTGACCGGCTTTGCGCTTCCGTCGGGGCGCGGTTGGCTGATCTGCTGCGCCGCCCTCGATCAGATCGAGCATATCGTCGTCGATCCCAGCGCCAGCCGCGACACCGCCCGCTCTCTCCTTTGCCACCTCCATACCCGCTTCCCGGCGCACATCACCACCGTCGAGAACATCCCTGCCGACAGCCGGTTGGTCCCGCTTTACCAGTCCCTCGGATACACCGTCGCCTTCCAGCGCCTGGAGATGGCGCTCGCCCTCTAG